Proteins from one Plasmodium yoelii strain 17X genome assembly, chromosome: 2 genomic window:
- a CDS encoding PIR protein yields MNKEVCIRFKNVREWLPRESIEVNNINDNENLKKYCDKGSCDGPFDKISAGCLYLFDEFFADYSQFNSVANRNINIVDYILIWLGYMLNLTIAEGNGSIETFYETYINNGDTDNKYNKLIEGVTGYQTYNELVDIKEDLMSIDIKAMSKFYDAFILLCDICTGVDENSSNCDNNLEKAKKFAKKYDELNEDYYNGRNSPYNQLLSTLSYDYYNLKSICNDFPLLPTYSRKFVIKSTLISIGFIFVAVSIFLGIAYKYSLLGFRKRFKKQQIRERIKNIKKKMTNNIC; encoded by the exons atgaataaggaagtg TGTATAAGGTTCAAGAATGTAAGGGAATGGTTACCCCGTGAATCGATTGaagtaaataatataaatgataatgaaaatttgaaaaaatattgtgATAAAGGATCATGTGATGGTcctttcgataaaattagtgctggatgtttatatttgtttgatgAGTTCTTTGCGGATTATAGCCAGTTTAATTCTGTTGCAAATAGAAACATCAACATTGTTGATTACATTTTGATATGGTTAGggtatatgttaaaccttaCCATAGCTGAAGGCAATGGCAGTATAGAGACTTTTTatgaaacatatataaataatggtGATACAGataataagtataataaGCTAATAGAAGGTGTTACTGGTTATCAGACTTATAATGAACTTGTAGATATAAAAGAAGATTTGATGAGTATTGATATTAAAGctatgtctaaattttatgatgcatttatattattatgtgacaTTTGTACTGGGGTTGATGAAAACAGCTCAAATTGCGAtaataatttagaaaaagctaaaaaatttgctaaaaaatatgatgagcTTAATGAAGATTATTATAATGGTAGAAACAGCCCCTATAATCAATTATTATCTACATTATCAtatgattattataatttaaaaagtaTATGTAATGATTTTCCATTACTTCCAACATATTCACGAAAATTTGTAATAAAAAGCACACTAATTTCAATTggatttatatttgttgccgtatcaattttcttgggaattgcatataag tattcgttacttggatttcggaaacgatttaaaaaacaacaaataagagaaagaataaaaaatataaagaagaaaatgacaaataatatatgttaa
- a CDS encoding PIR protein, whose translation MNKQVCESFMSVWENFPDTLTNDKKYQFKDQTFLTSYCVDNECKADLEKMNAVFFHLVSKFFGSSGLFNNNVKDNINAVEYIIIWLSHMLNLKDNEGNILTNFYKVYINNQEKYKNPIYGVDDCSNYNELIYKKNKLMNITNEKLSKFYAPFKLLCEMYTEFDENTSNCKKCSEKANEFAKKYNELNGDSSITKDSSCNKLLCTLSNDYDNFKKKCKNCSSFPAINKPNITPKCPEKTSEQSLRNSAVISEDAPSSSSITSKLFTVLSIFGAIAFFLGISYKYSLFGFRKRFQKQKLREKIKKIKKKMNH comes from the exons atgaataagcaagtg tgtgaaaGCTTTATGAGTGTATGGGAGAATTTTCCCGATACATTGACCAATGATAAAAAGTATCAATTTAAAGATCAAACTTTTTTAACTAGTTATTGTGTTGACAATGAATGTAAAGCTGATCTCGAAAAAATGAATGCtgtattttttcatttggtTAGTAAATTCTTTGGGAGTTCTGGTTtgtttaataataatgtaaaagATAATATCAATGCTGTTGAATACATTATCATATGGTTAAGTCATATGTTAAACTTAAAGGATAATGAAGGAAATATTCtaacaaatttttataaagtatatattaataatcaagaaaagtataaaaatccTATATATGGTGTTGATGATTGTAGTAATTATAATGaacttatatataaaaaaaataaattgatGAATATTACTAATGAAAAattgtctaaattttatgctccatttaaattattatgtgaaaTGTATACTGAATTTGATGAAAACACATCAAATTGCAAAAAATGTTCGGAAAAAGCTAATGAAtttgctaaaaaatataatgaacttAATGGAGATTCTAGTATTACTAAAGATAGTTCCTGTAATAAACTACTGTGtactttatcaaatgattatgataattttaaaaagaaatgCAAAAACTGTTCATCCTTTCCAGCGATAAACAAACCAAATATTACTCCAAAATGTCCTGAAAAAACTTCTGAACAAAGTTTAAGAAATTCTGCAGTAATTTCTGAAGATGCACCATCAAGTTCATCGATAACAAGcaaattatttacagttttatcgatatttggtgcaatagcattttttttaggaatttcttataag tattcgttatttggatttcggaaacgatttcaaaaacaaaaattaagagaaaaaataaaaaaaataaagaagaaaatgaatcattaa
- a CDS encoding PIR protein, which translates to MDKDMCQTLIPLRDAFFYVEEDGIYQFKTVEDFKNHCTNGNCDTDTDKINARCLHIFETFFKDKSEFEKVAKGNIYIVQYILIWLSYVLSLIKSEENGSIDSFYKKYIEKGGKYTTNNIDYIVGYKCYKDLIDRNKYILSMDKSIISKLYDAFSTLCDIYIEFDPNDSNCEKFSEKANKFVETYKKIIIDHNIGENIRYFHVFINLLTDYDNLKKNCKQFPSTPDIKKIISEHVCEVASSSSSIASKLIPILSILVAIPIFLGIAYKYSLFGFRKRSQKQHLREMVKK; encoded by the exons ATGGATAAGGAcatg TGTCAAACGTTAATTCCTTTAAGGGACGCGTTTTTCTATGTGGAGGAAGATGGAATCTATCAATTTAAAACTGTTGAAGATTTCAAAAATCACTGTACTAATGGAAATTGTGATACTGATaccgataaaattaatgctagatgtttacatatttttgaaaCCTTCTTTAAGGATAAGTCTGAGTTTGAAAAGGTTGCCAAAGGAAACATCTATATTGTTCAATACattttgatatggttaagttatgtGTTAAGCCTGATCAAAAGTGAAGAAAACGGCAGTATAGActctttttataaaaaatatatagagaaAGGTGGTAAGTATACtactaataatatagattatATTGTTGgttataaatgttataaggatcttatagatagaaataaatatattttaagtatGGATAAGAgcattatatctaaattatatgatgcatttagtACATTATGTGACATATATATTGAGTTTGATCCAAACGACTCAAATTGCGAGAAATTTTCTGAAAAAGCTAATAAATTTGttgaaacatataaaaaaattatcatagaTCATAACATTGGTGAAAATATCCGCTATTTTCatgtatttattaatttattaactgATTAtgacaatttaaaaaaaaattgtaaacaATTCCCATCCACTccagatataaaaaaaataatttctgAACATGTTTGTGAAGTTGCATcctcaagttcgtcgatagcaagcaaattaattccaattttatcgatattagTTGCAATACCAATTTTCTTGGGAATTGCTTATAAG tattcgttatttggatttcggaaacgatctcaaaaacaacatttaagagaaatggtaaaaaaataa
- a CDS encoding PIR protein: MNDNLCGKLDILRKHLPDELNKSGELELKDISDYSNYCSSGDCNTELEKITIGFLWLLGEYFTISYNKTYDENNKNAFFLYIISWFSYQLSQSTKHNTTKINDFYNNHVKNNDKYKKFTSDSNKFTGLDDVLNAKSDLLNINIKNLSKSYDAFKLLCSMYGDISTNTNVKTLSDNANKFVKKYQELKGDSNLTNDSSYKKILSTLSTDYDKLKNKCSSITFPDITANIYALSSEDTSSSSSIGNKLFTVLSIFAAIAIFLGIAYKYSLFGFRKRAQKQYLREKTKNIKKKMVH; the protein is encoded by the exons ATGAATGATAATCta TGTGGAAAATTAGATATTTTGAGGAAGCATTTACCcgatgaattaaataaaagtgGAGAACTTGAACTAAAAGATATTAGTGATTACAGTAATTACTGCTCTAGTGGAGACTGTAACACTGAGCTCGAAAAAATTACGATTGGATTTTTATGGTTACTTGGAgaatattttactatatcCTACAATAAAActtatgatgaaaataataagaatgcattttttctatatattatttcatgGTTTAGTTACCAATTAAGTCAAAGCACAAAACACAATACCACcaaaataaatgatttttataataatcatgtaaaaaataatgataaatataaaaagtttACAAGTGATTCCAATAAATTTACAGGTCTTGATGACGTCTTAAATGCAAAAAGTGATTTGttgaatattaatattaaaaatctGTCTAAAtcttatgatgcatttaaattattatgtagtATGTATGGTGATATTTCAACGAATACAAATGTCAAAACATTGTCAGATAATGCgaataaatttgttaaaaaatatcaagaACTTAAAGGAGATTCTAATCTTACTAATGAcagttcatataaaaaaatattgtctactctatcaactgattatgataaattaaaaaataaatgtagcAGTATTACATTTCCAGATATAACAGCAAACATTTATGCACTATCATCTGAAGatacatcatcaagttcgtcgataggaaacaaattatttacagttttatcgatatttgctgcaatagcaatttttttaggaattgcttataag tattcgttatttggatttcggaaacgagctcaaaaacaatatttaagagaaaaaacaaaaaatataaagaagaaaatggttCATTAG